A single Amphiprion ocellaris isolate individual 3 ecotype Okinawa chromosome 15, ASM2253959v1, whole genome shotgun sequence DNA region contains:
- the mrpl24 gene encoding probable 39S ribosomal protein L24, mitochondrial, with product MRLTALLSMAARVIVPKDYRYGTNRPWTAAAKRLNPPGKKRRKVFVEPIEPEDWSVLKGDLVEILAGKDKGKHGKVIQVFRRRNWVILEGLNTHHRYVGKSPGYRGTYIASEAPILLQNIALIDPSDRKPTDIEWKFTEEGERVRVSTRTGRIIPKPVVERRDGIVPQQWKDGPKDTSPEDALEKTYIPSLKTLEEEVMEKLGIQENRRHRRSYWY from the exons ATGAGGCTGACCGCCCTCCTGTCCATGGCAGCCAGGGTCATTGTGCCCAAAGACTACCGTTACGGCACAAACAGGCCGTGGACGGCGGCTGCTAAGAGGCTGAATCCTCcggggaagaagaggagaaaggtGTTTGTGGAGCCGATAGAGCCGGAGGACTGGTCTGTGCTCAAAGGGGACCTG GTCGAGATTCTTGCAGGGAAGGACAAAGGAAAGCATGGAAAAGTGATCCAAGTCTTCAGACGCAGAAACTGGGTTATACTGGAGGGACTGAACACA cACCACAGATATGTTGGAAAATCTCCAGGTTACCGTGGGACCTACATTGCCAGTGAGGCTCCAATTCTGCTCCAGAATATTGCCCTCATTGACCCCTCAGACAG GAAACCCACTGACATAGAGTGGAAGTTCACAGAGGAGGGTGAGAGGGTTCGTGTGTCAACGAGGACGGGTCGAATCATCCCAAAACCTGTAGTGGAGCGACGAGACGGCATCGTGCCTCAGCAGTGGAAAG ATGGCCCTAAAGATACCAGTCCTGAAGACGCTCTAGAAAAGACCTATATACCATCTCTGAAAACCCTGGAGGAGGAGGTCATGGAGAAACTAGGCATCCAGGAGAACAGGAGGCACCGAAGGTCCTACTGGTACTGA